A single Carnobacterium alterfunditum DSM 5972 DNA region contains:
- the gcvPB gene encoding aminomethyl-transferring glycine dehydrogenase subunit GcvPB, whose translation MTEYNDLIFEISQPGRTAFSLPESDVPSVELTTKFPKQLIREEPAELPEVSEPQLMRHYTSLSTKNFGVDNGFYPLGSCTMKYNPKINEDVARYAGFAAIHPFQPIETVQGAFELLYELQEDLQVISGMDAITLQPAAGAQGEWTGLMMMKAYHTKNGHRTSRTKVLVPDSAHGTNPASAHAAGFDVVEIPSNSNGTVDLVELKKQVGEDTAGLMLTNPNTLGIFEKDIVEMAEIVHQAGGLVYYDGANLNAILGQTTPGMMGFDIVHLNLHKSFSTPHGGGGPGSGPVGVKEFLIPYLPVPRIEKQKDQYVLNTDYPDSIGRVKGYYGNFGVNVRAYTYIRTMGPKGLRQVSESAVVHANYLRKKLEPYYATPYTQYSKHEFVLSGSRQKKIGVPTMNIAKRILDFGYYAPTVYFPLIVDEAMMIEPTETETKETLDAFADVLIQIAKEVEETPEVVLNAPHTTSVRRLDEVKAARQLIVKYTK comes from the coding sequence ATGACAGAGTACAATGATTTGATTTTTGAAATAAGTCAACCCGGACGTACAGCATTCAGCCTGCCTGAAAGTGATGTTCCTTCAGTTGAATTAACAACTAAGTTTCCTAAACAGTTGATACGTGAAGAACCGGCTGAATTACCAGAAGTATCAGAACCGCAGTTGATGCGTCATTATACGTCTTTATCAACTAAAAATTTTGGTGTGGACAACGGATTTTATCCACTGGGGTCATGTACGATGAAGTATAATCCAAAAATCAACGAAGATGTAGCACGTTATGCTGGATTTGCTGCGATTCATCCATTTCAACCAATCGAGACAGTTCAAGGAGCTTTTGAACTATTGTATGAATTGCAAGAAGATCTGCAGGTCATATCAGGAATGGATGCTATTACCCTGCAACCGGCTGCCGGTGCTCAGGGAGAATGGACTGGGTTGATGATGATGAAAGCTTATCACACTAAAAATGGCCATAGGACGAGTAGAACAAAAGTTTTAGTACCAGACTCTGCTCATGGGACCAATCCTGCTAGTGCGCATGCTGCTGGGTTTGATGTAGTTGAAATCCCTTCTAATTCAAATGGAACAGTTGATTTAGTCGAATTAAAAAAACAGGTGGGCGAGGATACGGCTGGCCTAATGTTGACTAATCCAAATACATTGGGTATTTTTGAAAAAGACATCGTCGAAATGGCCGAAATCGTTCATCAAGCAGGCGGTCTGGTTTATTATGACGGTGCAAATTTAAATGCTATTTTAGGTCAGACAACACCAGGAATGATGGGCTTTGATATTGTTCATTTAAATTTACACAAATCTTTCAGCACACCACATGGCGGTGGAGGACCAGGTTCCGGTCCAGTAGGCGTCAAGGAATTTTTGATTCCTTATTTGCCGGTACCTCGAATCGAGAAACAAAAAGATCAGTATGTTCTAAATACAGACTATCCTGATTCGATCGGCCGAGTAAAAGGCTATTATGGAAACTTCGGGGTCAATGTTCGTGCCTACACATATATACGGACGATGGGGCCAAAAGGCTTACGCCAAGTATCTGAAAGTGCGGTAGTGCATGCTAATTATTTACGTAAGAAATTAGAACCGTATTATGCGACTCCTTATACCCAATACAGTAAGCATGAATTTGTTTTATCCGGTTCAAGACAGAAGAAAATAGGCGTCCCAACAATGAATATTGCAAAACGGATCCTAGATTTTGGCTATTATGCTCCAACAGTTTATTTCCCGCTGATCGTCGATGAAGCAATGATGATCGAACCAACAGAAACGGAAACCAAAGAAACACTAGATGCATTTGCTGATGTACTGATTCAGATAGCTAAAGAAGTAGAAGAAACACCTGAAGTAGTTTTAAATGCCCCACATACGACTTCTGTAAGGCGTTTAGATGAAGTGAAGGCCGCTAGACAATTGATTGTTAAGTATACAAAATAA
- the spxA gene encoding transcriptional regulator SpxA gives MITLYSSASCTSCRKAHSWLEEHNIPFTEKNVFTEKITDQELKAILQLTENGTNEIISQRSQAFRDLNITIDDMSLGEVLKLIQQHPGIMRRPILIDDKRLLVGFNEEDIRCFLPRDIRKLELSKLHDQLPVNF, from the coding sequence ATGATCACATTGTATTCATCTGCTAGTTGTACTTCTTGTCGCAAAGCCCATTCATGGTTAGAAGAACATAACATCCCCTTTACTGAAAAAAATGTATTTACTGAAAAGATAACGGACCAAGAACTGAAAGCTATTTTGCAACTAACGGAAAACGGAACAAATGAAATCATCTCACAACGTTCACAAGCCTTCAGAGATTTAAATATTACTATAGACGATATGTCTTTAGGAGAAGTATTGAAATTGATCCAGCAACATCCAGGAATTATGCGTCGTCCTATTCTTATAGATGATAAAAGGTTATTAGTCGGCTTTAACGAAGAAGACATACGTTGCTTTTTACCAAGAGACATCCGCAAACTAGAACTTTCAAAATTACACGATCAATTGCCGGTCAACTTCTAA
- a CDS encoding MurR/RpiR family transcriptional regulator, producing MTNNLDLSNRINQNYPLLSKKEKQVAEFILEHKNDVESWNIKDLSRLTETSNATISRFCAKLTYRNFSEFKSFVIQELGSTPPPLQVPVKISSYYTQLIHSASQLIKTKQINDFVEAIHLSSKILICGVGNSGLSAMEMKYRLIRMGLIVDVVTDPHMMLMDAVLLKKYDLMIAISNYGKTQAIIDACTIAKKEQATVFVITNQNHTPLTNIADQVLFASDRTSIPDDQFINSQLSIHFILDVLCYVLLENKSYKENRKKTLAALDLR from the coding sequence ATGACAAACAATCTCGATCTTTCTAATCGCATCAATCAAAATTATCCACTCTTATCAAAAAAAGAAAAGCAAGTGGCTGAATTTATACTTGAACATAAAAATGATGTTGAGTCTTGGAATATTAAAGACCTTTCACGCTTAACGGAAACCTCAAATGCTACTATTTCACGTTTTTGTGCAAAATTAACTTATCGAAACTTCAGTGAATTCAAATCGTTTGTTATTCAAGAATTAGGCAGTACACCTCCTCCACTGCAAGTACCTGTAAAAATTTCCAGCTACTACACACAGTTGATTCATTCGGCATCCCAATTAATTAAAACAAAACAGATCAATGATTTTGTGGAAGCTATTCATCTTTCCAGTAAAATTTTGATTTGCGGCGTTGGCAATTCGGGATTGAGCGCTATGGAAATGAAATACCGCTTAATCAGAATGGGATTGATCGTTGACGTAGTAACCGATCCGCATATGATGTTGATGGATGCTGTATTATTAAAAAAATATGATTTAATGATAGCTATTTCAAATTATGGTAAAACACAAGCTATTATTGATGCCTGTACTATCGCAAAAAAAGAACAAGCTACCGTTTTTGTGATCACCAATCAAAATCACACACCTTTAACAAACATCGCAGATCAAGTACTATTTGCTTCTGACAGAACATCTATTCCAGATGATCAATTTATTAACAGTCAATTATCGATTCATTTTATCTTAGACGTATTGTGCTATGTCTTGTTAGAAAATAAATCTTATAAAGAAAATCGAAAAAAAACTTTAGCTGCTTTAGACTTACGTTAA
- the gcvH gene encoding glycine cleavage system protein GcvH: MMTEDRLYSKDHEWILPLGENLVRIGITEYAVKQLGDVVYVEVPEVDAEVSAGGEIGTVESIKSASEIFSPVTGIIIAVNEELEDGPELVNASPFEEGWFAEIQLENPIELQGLLTEEQYKTYIAELAAEEEA; the protein is encoded by the coding sequence ATGATGACAGAGGACAGATTATATAGTAAAGACCATGAATGGATATTGCCATTAGGTGAAAACCTAGTGCGTATCGGAATCACGGAGTATGCTGTGAAACAACTTGGAGATGTTGTATATGTAGAAGTACCAGAAGTGGATGCAGAGGTTTCAGCAGGCGGTGAAATAGGGACTGTTGAATCCATTAAATCAGCTTCAGAAATTTTTTCACCGGTTACCGGAATTATTATAGCAGTTAACGAAGAATTGGAAGACGGCCCAGAGTTAGTCAACGCTTCTCCTTTTGAAGAAGGTTGGTTTGCTGAGATCCAATTAGAAAATCCTATCGAATTACAGGGATTATTAACTGAAGAACAGTATAAAACTTATATTGCTGAATTGGCAGCTGAAGAGGAGGCATAA
- a CDS encoding N-acetylmannosamine-6-phosphate 2-epimerase, with amino-acid sequence MNILDKVKAELIVSCQALDNEPLHSSYIMGRMAVAAEEGGAKGIRSNSKEDIIEIKKNTDLPVIGIVKRDYDDSEIFITATMKEIDELAESKCDMIALDATDRARPNGETLESFVKAVRTKYPSILLMADTATIDEAIEAERLGFDCVSTTLMGYTKESKGDNIADNDFERLKTILTSVDIPVIAEGHIDTPEKAKRCKELGVHSIVVGSAITRPQLITAEFVGKMKEVK; translated from the coding sequence AAGCAGAACTAATTGTTTCTTGCCAAGCCTTAGATAATGAGCCCTTGCATAGCTCTTATATCATGGGGAGAATGGCAGTCGCTGCTGAAGAAGGTGGAGCAAAAGGCATCCGGTCGAATTCAAAAGAAGATATTATTGAAATCAAGAAAAATACTGATTTACCGGTTATTGGAATTGTAAAAAGAGACTACGACGATTCAGAAATTTTTATTACGGCAACGATGAAAGAAATCGATGAATTAGCTGAATCTAAATGCGATATGATAGCACTAGATGCTACTGATCGGGCCAGACCTAATGGAGAAACGCTCGAGTCATTCGTGAAAGCTGTTCGTACAAAATACCCTTCGATTCTATTAATGGCTGACACAGCAACGATTGACGAAGCAATCGAAGCAGAAAGATTAGGATTTGATTGTGTATCTACTACTTTAATGGGATACACGAAAGAATCCAAAGGCGATAATATTGCAGACAATGATTTTGAACGCTTGAAAACGATTCTAACGTCCGTTGACATCCCAGTAATTGCGGAGGGTCATATTGATACACCTGAGAAAGCTAAAAGATGTAAGGAGCTTGGTGTTCATTCTATCGTAGTAGGGAGTGCAATCACTCGTCCTCAATTGATCACTGCTGAGTTTGTTGGGAAAATGAAAGAAGTAAAATGA
- the gcvT gene encoding glycine cleavage system aminomethyltransferase GcvT, translated as MGEELKQTPLFNYYKENNVKLMDFGGWALPIQFSSIIDEHQSVRTYAGLFDVSHMGEILVKGNDSEAFLNYLLTNDVSKMKNGQAQYNAIVNENGGTIDDLIIFKLDEKGYLVTPNASNSDRVFQWMEKHLTGDVVLENKSEEIGLLALQGPHAERILQKLANNDLSKIKPFHFVQHIELKNLSPVLISRTGYTGEDGFELYLEAGETEKLWHLLLEAGAEEGLQPCGLGARDTLRLEASLSLYGNELSDDISPLQGGIGFAVKTKKEADFIGKAALTAQLKSGVDKKIKGLKLVGKGIARHGYKVFAENGSEIGVVTSGTKSPTLGDSIALALLTTTGSDVGTNVKVEIRNKLVDAVIVQTPFYKRESKNKL; from the coding sequence ATGGGGGAAGAATTGAAACAAACACCGTTGTTCAATTATTATAAAGAAAACAATGTAAAATTAATGGATTTTGGAGGCTGGGCTTTGCCTATTCAGTTTTCAAGTATTATAGATGAACATCAAAGTGTACGTACATATGCTGGATTATTTGATGTTTCTCATATGGGAGAGATCCTTGTAAAGGGAAATGATTCTGAAGCATTTCTGAATTATTTATTGACGAATGATGTTTCAAAAATGAAAAATGGTCAAGCGCAATATAATGCTATCGTTAATGAAAACGGCGGTACAATAGATGATCTGATTATTTTTAAACTAGATGAAAAAGGCTATTTAGTTACACCTAATGCTTCAAATAGCGATAGAGTATTTCAATGGATGGAAAAACATTTAACTGGTGATGTGGTATTAGAAAATAAATCTGAAGAGATTGGCTTGTTGGCTCTCCAGGGTCCACATGCTGAAAGAATTCTACAAAAATTAGCAAATAATGACTTAAGCAAAATTAAGCCGTTCCACTTCGTCCAGCATATAGAATTAAAAAACCTTTCACCTGTATTGATTTCTCGTACAGGCTACACTGGAGAAGACGGTTTTGAATTGTATTTGGAAGCAGGAGAAACTGAAAAATTATGGCATTTACTGCTTGAAGCAGGGGCAGAAGAGGGTTTGCAGCCTTGCGGACTGGGCGCTCGAGACACGTTGCGCTTGGAAGCGAGTCTTTCGTTGTACGGAAATGAACTTTCAGACGATATCTCACCACTCCAAGGAGGCATTGGTTTTGCTGTCAAGACTAAAAAAGAAGCTGATTTTATTGGAAAAGCTGCTTTAACAGCTCAACTAAAAAGTGGAGTAGATAAGAAGATAAAAGGGCTTAAACTAGTTGGAAAAGGAATTGCGCGACACGGATACAAGGTTTTTGCTGAGAATGGTTCAGAAATCGGAGTGGTCACTTCAGGAACAAAATCTCCGACACTAGGCGATAGCATTGCACTAGCTCTCTTGACTACAACTGGAAGCGACGTTGGCACAAATGTGAAAGTTGAGATACGCAATAAACTGGTAGACGCAGTAATTGTGCAAACCCCGTTCTATAAAAGAGAATCAAAAAATAAATTATAA
- the gcvPA gene encoding aminomethyl-transferring glycine dehydrogenase subunit GcvPA, whose amino-acid sequence MDKFRYLPDTEQDQKEMLDALKISSVDELFSDIPAEIRLTEDLPISQAIDESTLTKKMRRLADRNATAHDQTLFLGAGTYDHYIPSVIDHVISRSEFYTAYTPYQAEASQGELQALFEFQTMVCELTGMDAANSSLYDGFTSLGEAANLAVGATKRSKILISKAVHPQGRQVLQTVANGHGYQVEELDLTTDSTDLTLLEEQIDNETAAVIIQYPNFFGSVEDLAAIRELTAAKKALLIVMANPLALALLESPGKLGADIVVGDMQPMGLAMNFGGPHCGYFAVKKKYIRKIPGRIVGQTTDTEGKRGFVLTLQAREQHIRREKATSYMSSNQALNALASSVFMSALGKEGIKKMAQLNIEKADYMAKQLESKGYSLKNEAPFFNEFVVQLNRPIKEINQYLLQKGFIGGYDMEPDYGMENAVLLAVTEQRTKEDIDRFIEALEGMHR is encoded by the coding sequence TTGGACAAATTTAGATACCTTCCGGATACTGAACAAGATCAAAAAGAGATGTTGGATGCTTTAAAAATCAGCTCAGTTGATGAATTGTTCTCAGATATTCCAGCTGAAATCAGATTAACAGAAGATTTGCCGATCTCACAAGCTATCGATGAATCAACTTTAACAAAAAAAATGAGGCGTTTAGCAGATAGAAATGCTACAGCGCATGACCAAACGCTGTTTTTAGGAGCCGGCACGTACGACCACTACATTCCAAGCGTAATCGATCATGTTATTTCGCGTTCTGAATTTTACACGGCCTACACTCCTTATCAAGCAGAAGCCAGTCAAGGTGAACTTCAAGCTTTATTTGAGTTCCAAACGATGGTCTGTGAATTGACCGGAATGGACGCAGCGAATTCTTCTTTATATGATGGCTTTACTTCGCTTGGTGAAGCAGCAAATTTAGCTGTTGGAGCAACAAAACGTTCCAAGATCCTTATCTCTAAAGCTGTTCACCCTCAAGGAAGACAAGTTCTCCAAACGGTTGCAAATGGTCATGGATACCAAGTTGAAGAACTTGATTTAACAACTGACAGCACGGATTTAACTTTACTAGAAGAACAAATAGATAATGAAACAGCTGCCGTTATCATCCAATACCCTAATTTTTTTGGTTCAGTTGAGGATTTAGCGGCAATCAGAGAACTTACTGCAGCAAAGAAAGCTTTACTGATCGTGATGGCCAATCCTTTAGCGTTAGCGTTATTAGAGTCGCCAGGGAAGCTAGGAGCGGATATTGTAGTAGGAGATATGCAGCCGATGGGGTTAGCGATGAACTTTGGCGGACCGCATTGTGGTTATTTTGCAGTCAAGAAGAAATATATCCGTAAGATCCCAGGACGCATCGTGGGACAAACAACAGATACAGAAGGTAAGCGCGGTTTTGTCTTGACTCTTCAAGCAAGAGAGCAACATATTCGTCGTGAAAAAGCAACTTCTTATATGAGTTCTAATCAAGCTTTAAATGCGCTAGCTTCATCTGTATTCATGTCTGCTTTAGGTAAAGAAGGCATAAAAAAGATGGCCCAACTCAATATTGAAAAAGCTGATTATATGGCGAAACAATTGGAAAGTAAAGGTTATTCATTGAAAAATGAAGCGCCGTTTTTCAATGAATTTGTCGTACAACTTAATAGACCGATAAAAGAAATCAACCAATATTTGCTTCAAAAAGGCTTTATTGGAGGCTACGATATGGAGCCTGATTATGGTATGGAGAATGCAGTATTGTTAGCTGTTACGGAACAACGAACAAAAGAAGATATAGATCGATTTATTGAAGCACTGGAGGGAATGCACAGATGA
- a CDS encoding FAD-dependent oxidoreductase: MKKYDAIIIGFGQGARTIATKLTAKKWKVALIEKNELMYGGSCVNIGCIPTKILEHDAREKKGYAAALKRRNDVTQRNRNTEFTSMQKNEWVDLYTGTGSFKSNHVITVDLGDRMEELEAEYIFIDTGSESSYPPIEGLKETKGIYNSTELQTLPEMPKKLGIIGAGNIGLEFASIYAMFGSKVTLFETGEQFMPKEEREVAEAVQHVLEDKEITIKLHAKATKVSNEKNQVRLETEDDGEFLFDAVLVATGRKPNTAYLKLEKTDIVVDEKGGIQVNDFLETAVEHVFALGDVRGGYQFTYITINDAKLIADHVLGKRDRKLSERQHVPYAIFIEPSFARVGLTESEAKKQGYQVLTNIAYVGGTTRSDIINDTRGLYKAVVNKETHEILGVTLFGDQAHELVNQVKMAMDNQIPYTYLRNQVVNHPVMSEIFNSLFDM, translated from the coding sequence TTGAAAAAGTATGATGCAATTATTATTGGATTTGGTCAGGGCGCTCGTACCATAGCAACTAAGCTGACAGCAAAGAAATGGAAAGTGGCTTTGATTGAAAAAAATGAGTTGATGTATGGCGGATCTTGCGTAAACATCGGTTGTATACCTACCAAAATTTTAGAACATGATGCTCGTGAAAAAAAGGGCTATGCAGCGGCATTAAAACGCAGAAATGACGTTACCCAAAGAAATCGAAATACAGAGTTTACTAGTATGCAAAAAAATGAATGGGTCGATTTATATACCGGAACAGGTTCATTTAAATCCAATCATGTGATAACGGTCGATTTAGGCGATAGGATGGAAGAACTTGAGGCAGAGTATATCTTTATTGATACCGGTTCAGAAAGCAGCTACCCGCCGATTGAAGGACTAAAAGAAACAAAAGGAATTTATAACAGCACAGAACTTCAAACATTGCCGGAAATGCCCAAAAAATTAGGTATTATCGGGGCAGGAAATATCGGGTTAGAATTTGCTTCGATTTATGCGATGTTTGGTTCAAAAGTCACTCTTTTTGAAACGGGTGAACAATTTATGCCAAAAGAAGAACGTGAGGTAGCAGAAGCTGTTCAACATGTTTTAGAAGATAAAGAGATTACGATCAAGCTGCATGCAAAAGCAACTAAAGTCTCAAATGAAAAAAATCAAGTCAGACTTGAAACAGAGGATGATGGAGAATTTCTATTTGATGCTGTTTTGGTAGCTACCGGACGCAAACCCAATACTGCATATTTAAAGCTAGAAAAGACGGATATTGTTGTGGATGAAAAAGGTGGGATCCAAGTAAATGACTTTTTAGAAACGGCCGTTGAGCATGTTTTTGCCTTAGGGGATGTTAGAGGAGGCTATCAATTCACTTATATCACGATCAATGATGCTAAATTGATTGCTGATCATGTACTGGGTAAAAGAGATCGCAAACTTTCTGAGCGTCAACATGTGCCTTACGCCATTTTTATTGAACCCTCATTTGCTCGAGTCGGATTGACCGAATCAGAAGCAAAAAAACAAGGGTATCAAGTGCTGACCAATATTGCTTATGTAGGTGGAACGACTCGCTCAGATATTATCAATGATACGAGAGGTTTGTATAAAGCAGTTGTCAACAAGGAAACACATGAGATTTTAGGGGTTACTCTTTTTGGAGATCAAGCTCATGAATTAGTCAATCAAGTCAAGATGGCGATGGATAATCAGATCCCGTACACTTACCTTAGAAATCAAGTCGTGAATCATCCGGTTATGTCAGAGATTTTTAACAGCTTATTTGATATGTAA